A DNA window from Mytilus edulis chromosome 14, xbMytEdul2.2, whole genome shotgun sequence contains the following coding sequences:
- the LOC139504152 gene encoding toll-like receptor 2 type-2, with protein MQKYLIFLNIYHFLGLGLALNIFIATTEHNKDLLTNQQQKNNSEDTFSNFSDVLNEFDILENWSRLCNISQTGHIDFNIVCIIEGNSSIKLSEFRNFTDRVSSNIRFDLSVTCHDGVIHFPWPFRADKLNSIYIKDCKIKDYRTEFKNPLINSIPDTIKHLQIDNVTVILRMKELYDSLSRANSPITRDAECGPENAFSIIRRGTKAIFEDFPNYHLYDFETEMANYNHYFNIQKRTCLYNNLEVFEISGTEELEKNEVNKIVLTDMAENLQILNFSSNGMYDTIYKLQGWRLRFPAMEYVDFSNNNIKVIPMIRDYGMTVKKTTSVGIIDIRRNNISTLTKGMIDSFSTHEFVKVDISENPFLCECGIIEVMEYLSTKTMPKAYDYLGSLECANPLNVRGRHLSSLSFQELNCNQETVINFPLIVISIIAIALFVIILLTIYFRNLIKVILFTRLNINFACQFRKHKNEEKDYDAFIAYSEKDVDWVIRTALPKLESEESGKACRICLHHRDFIIGYTIADNIFNSVENSHHTVLIVSEEFLKSDWCMMEFRTALWKSLHDKGPYLIIVLKDTVTMENIDPDLKSCLNSYTYLKIGDVLFWDKLKYAISFRHNTKQRN; from the coding sequence ATGCAAAAATATCTAATATTTCTAAATATTTATCATTTCCTTGGACTAGGACTTGCATTGAATATCTTCATCGCTACAACAGAACATAACAAGGATTTGTTGACAAACCAACAGCAGAAGAATAATTCCGAAGATACATTTTCCAATTTTTCAGATGTATTGAACGAGTTTGATATCCTGGAGAACTGGAGTCGGCTATGTAatatatcacaaactggtcataTCGACTTTAACATTGTGTGTATCATTGAAGGTAATTCTAGTATAAAGTTATCAGAATTTAGAAATTTTACAGATCGTGTATCATCAAATATCAGATTTGACTTATCCGTCACGTGTCATGATGGCGTCATACACTTTCCCTGGCCTTTCAGAGCGGACAAACTTAATAGTATTTACATCAAGGACTGCAAAATTAAGGATTACAGAACCGAATTCAAAAATCCATTGATAAACAGCATTCCCGACACAATCAAACATCTACAAATAGACAATGTTACAGTTATTCTTAGAATGAAAGAACTATACGACTCACTGTCAAGAGCCAACTCCCCTATCACAAGAGATGCAGAATGTGGACCGGAAAATGCTTTTTCCATAATTCGAAGGGGGACAAAGGCGATATTTGAAGATTTTCCCAATTATCATTTGTATGACTTCGAAACTGAAATGGCAAATTATAATCATTATTTTAACATACAGAAGAGAACCTGTTTGTACAACAACCTTGAGGTTTTTGAAATCAGTGGAACGGAGGAATTAGAGAAAAATGAAGTCAATAAGATCGTACTTACAGACATGGcagaaaatcttcaaattttgaatttttcttctaATGGTATGTACGACACTATTTATAAACTACAGGGCTGGCGACTACGGTTCCCAGCGATGGAATATGTAGACTTTTCAAATAATAACATAAAGGTCATTCCAATGATACGAGATTACGGAATGACAGTAAAAAAGACAACATCAGTTGGAATAATAGATATAAGGCGTAATAATATATCTACATTAACAAAAGGAATGATAGACTCGTTCTCCACTCATGAATTTGTGAAAGTCGACATCAGTGAAAATCCGTTCTTATGTGAATGTGGAATTATTGAAGTAATGGAATATCTATCTACAAAGACTATGCCAAAAGCTTATGATTATCTAGGGTCGCTAGAGTGTGCAAATCCCTTAAACGTCCGGGGCCGTCACCTGTCGAGTCTGTCTTTTCAAGAACTAAACTGTAACCAGGAAACTGTAATAAATTTTCCATTAATTGTAATTAGCATCATAGCAATAGCATTGTTCGTCATAATTTTGTTGACGATCTATTTTAGAAATCTGATCAAGGTGATTTTATTTACTCGGCTAAATATAAACTTCGCTTGCCAATTCAGAAAGCACAAAAACGAAGAGAAAGATTACGATGCGTTCATTGCCTATAGCGAGAAAGATGTCGACTGGGTTATACGTACAGCTTTACCAAAGCTGGAGTCAGAGGAATCCGGGAAAGCATGTAGAATCTGTCTTCATCATAGAGATTTTATAATTGGTTATACCATAGCTGATAATATATTCAACAGTGTTGAAAACAGCCATCATACCGTCTTAATTGTTTCCGAAGAGTTCTTGAAGAGTGATTGGTGTATGATGGAATTCCGAACGGCTTTGTGGAAAAGTTTACATGACAAAGGTCCTTATTTAATCATTGTGTTGAAGGATACTGTAACTATGGAAAATATTGATCCTGATTTGAAAAGTTGTCTCAATTCTTATACCTATCTTAAAATTGGAGATGTATTATTTTGGGACAAACTGAAATATGCAATATCATTTCGACATAACACAAAACAAaggaattaa
- the LOC139504151 gene encoding uncharacterized protein, protein MASEKHVPCGPCMFDDVTKNAGKWCTNCEEGLCEDCGNSHRKSKILRNHKVISIDDYRKIENISISQFCEHHGENFEWFCKSHDEVLCVVCVPSKHKACSEVIPISVALSNARQSTALSDLEDAIETTLLNVTKCIINRESATNDLEKQELTVKNMILETRTKVNLHLDKLEEKLLRELRETADSCKSKYNIFLKNLKSMEEMLNNLREQTRHMKQFSSDIQVFLGTRQINRRINNEIESIKSEICATKDYEFKVSMHSIITDLSNNVEEFGQIKVSEFDAKLYFTDPKIDQAQIGINDKTSRNISNIKLHPIKTFQMQNMKEMNITGCIILPNGNLCMACNTSANILIEYSGAGQHIRNIPVYSKPYDIAVIDLSRIVVTYGDAAILEIMNNSTFKVEKIIRLQNSCMGVSHENGRLYVVSGYDTVHVLDLSGTQLKILKIASNTVLHITTSKDKIYYTDYKSNKVHCCSLNGEELWQLHCDCLRIPTCVTVDNYNNAYVVDYISNNLIIIQHDGKENKTLLTKSDGLYCSNAIFYDKHTRTLLICNEKGFVMMYKLV, encoded by the coding sequence ATGGCTTCAGAAAAACATGTACCCTGTGGTCCGTGTATGTTTGATGATGTCACAAAGAATGCAGGGAAATGGTGTACTAACTGTGAAGAAGGGTTATGTGAAGATTGTGGAAACTCTCACAGAAAAAGCAAAATATTAAGAAACCATAAGGTTATTTCAATAGATGATTATCGAAAGattgaaaatatttcaatctcTCAATTCTGTGAGCATCATGGAGAAAACTTTGAGTGGTTCTGTAAAAGTCACGACGAAGTCCTCTGTGTTGTTTGTGTCCCGTCAAAACACAAGGCATGTTCTGAAGTAATACCGATAAGCGTTGCTTTGTCAAATGCAAGGCAATCTACTGCTTTATCTGACCTTGAAGATGCAATTGAAACGACACTGCTAAATGTgacaaaatgtattataaatcGGGAATCTGCCACGAATGATTTGGAAAAACAGGAATTAACGGTTAAAAACATGATACTTGAAACGCGGACAAAAGTAAATCTCCACCTTGACAAGCTGGAGGAAAAGTTGTTACGCGAACTAAGAGAAACAGCTGACAGttgtaaatcaaaatataacatattCCTTAAGAATCTTAAATCAATGGAAGAAATGCTCAACAATCTAAGAGAACAAACAAGACATATGAAACAATTTTCATCTGATATACAAGTATTTTTAGGAACGCGTCAAATCAATAGGCGGATCAATAACGAGATAGAATCCATCAAGAGTGAAATATGTGCTACCAAAGATTATGAATTTAAAGTATCTATGCATAGTATTATCACTGATTTATCAAACAATGTTGAAGAGTTTGGACAAATAAAGGTGTCGGAATTCGACGCCAAATTATATTTCACAGACCCAAAAATCGATCAGGCTCAGATTGGGATTAACGACAAAACATCAAGAAATATATCGAACATAAAACTTCACccaatcaaaacatttcaaatgcAGAACATGAAGGAAATGAATATAACAGGATGCATTATATTACCAAATGGTAATTTATGTATGGCGTGTAACACAAGCGCAAATATTTTAATAGAGTACAGTGGTGCAGGACAACATATCCGTAACATTCCAGTCTATAGTAAACCGTATGATATTGCCGTGATAGATCTAAGTCGTATTGTTGTGACGTACGGAGATGCAGCAATCTTAGAAATAATGAATAACAGTACTTTCAAAGTTGAAAAGATAATCAGATTACAAAATAGTTGCATGGGAGTATCTCACGAGAATGGGAGACTGTACGTAGTAAGTGGTTACGATACTGTACATGTTCTGGATCTATCAGGAACGCaactgaaaatattgaaaatagcaTCTAATACTGTTCTTCACATCACAACTAGCAAAGATAAGATATACTACACAGATTACAAAAGCAACAAAGTGCATTGCTGTAGTTTAAATGGGGAAGAATTATGGCAGCTTCATTGTGACTGCCTTCGAATTCCGACCTGTGTAACAGTAGACAATTACAATAACGCGTATGTTGTAGACTATATTTCTAATAACCTAATAATAATACAACACGATGGAAAGGAAAATAAGACATTACTGACAAAATCGGACGGATTATATTGTTCAAATGCTATATTCTATGACAAGCATACGAGAACTTTACTAATATGCAATGAAAAGGGATTTGTTATGATGTACAAATTAGTTTAa